A DNA window from Brassica napus cultivar Da-Ae chromosome A4, Da-Ae, whole genome shotgun sequence contains the following coding sequences:
- the LOC106449514 gene encoding phosphatidylinositol 3,4,5-trisphosphate 3-phosphatase and protein-tyrosine-phosphatase PTEN1, translating to MGLKLSRGPGKEKSTLQLTRVHILTYLTTSYYLRNLVSKKRRRLITGGYDLDMSYISDKLLAMSFPAERMRAVYRNPLWQVKSVLDMRHPDHYKIYNLCIEECYDPENFYGRVERFPFDDNHVPSLKMIQLFCQSVHSWLSLDPKNIAVVHCMAGKGRTGLMVSAYLVYGGMSAEEALEMYASRRTTNNNGVSIPSQRRYVKYWSHLLGERIGKGPPEVKLPQEHSRELLRIRLYDTANVDSVFFVVSELQEVPNEMYRPSVELARGCCRQFKKGYCRSSSPRYYISHINCDSEEDEVLTAGEEPRLVVQMDTESSIIDEKTCLDFYFDKPVRVSGDIRITFYQKMIGSRLFYTCFNTAFITNGLLQFSIGELDKVGGNGRSISGPDFSLELLFSPATSISGKLLSRDDLSLS from the exons ATGGGTCTAAAGCTCTCAAGAGGGCCTGGAAAAGAGAAATCAACTCTTCAACTAACAAGGGTTCACATTCTAACGTACCTAACCACAAGTTATTACCTACGTAACTTGGTGTCCAAGAAACGAAGGCGGTTAATCACCGGTGGATACGATCTCGACATGTCTTACATATCCGACAAACTGTTGGCTATGTCTTTTCCCGCTGAACGAATGAGAGCAGTTTATAGAAACCCTCTTTGGCAAGTCAAGTCCGTGCTCGATATGCGACACCCTGATCATTACAAG ATTTATAATCTATGCATAGAGGAATGTTATGATCCAGAGAACTTCTATGGACGCGTGGAGAGATTCCCATTTGATGACAACCACGTCCCATCTCTTAAAATGATCCAACTGTTCTGCCAAAGTGTTCATTCTTGGCTCTCACTAGATCCTAAGAACATAGCCGTTGTCCATTGCATG GCAGGGAAAGGTAGGACAGGGCTAATGGTATCAGCGTACCTTGTGTATGGTGGAATGTCAGCTGAAGAAGCTCTTGAGATGTATGCAAGTAGAAGAACCACTAACAATAATGGA GTTTCAATACCTAGCCAGCGTCGTTACGTGAAATATTGGTCACATTTACTTGGTGAAAGAATTGGAAAAGGACCTCCAGAGGTTAAATTACCTCAAGAACATAGCAGAGAGTTGCTAAGAATTAGACTCTACGATACAGCCAACGTTGATTCTGTCTTCTTTGTGGTCTCAGAACTTCAGGAG GTTCCAAATGAGATGTATAGACCATCAGTAGAACTCGCAAGAGGTTGTTGTAGACAATTCAAGAAAGGCTACTGTAGAAGCTCGAGTCCACGGTACTATATATCCCATATAAACTGTGATTCAGAGGAGGATGAGGTGTTAACAGCCGGAGAAGAGCCGCGTCTTGTTGTTCAAATGGATACAGAGAGTTCCATCATCGACGAGAAAACATGTCTTGATTTCTATTTTGACAAACCTGTGAGA GTGAGTGGAGACATACGCATCACATTCTACCAGAAAATGATTGGAAGCCGGCTCTTTTATACATGCTTCAACACTGCTTTTATAACCAATGGCTTGCTTCAG TTTTCCATAGGAGAGCTAGATAAAGTTGGTGGTAATGGAAGATCAATATCTGGTCCTGATTTTAGCTTGGAGTTGCTTTTCAGTCCAGCTACTTCCATATCTGGAAAGCTTCTTTCCCGCGACGACCTTTCTCTTTCCTGA
- the LOC106445956 gene encoding probable mitochondrial saccharopine dehydrogenase-like oxidoreductase At5g39410, whose amino-acid sequence MDPTQNPNPVYDIVILGASGFTGKYVVREALKFLQAPSSPLKSLALAGRNPTRLTQSLEWASRPNPPPSSVDILTADTSDPDSLRRLCTQTKLILNCVGPFRIHGDPVVAACADSGCDYLDISGEPEFMERMEAKYHERAQETGSLIVSACGFDSIPAELGLLFNSKQWEPPSVPNQIEAYLALESTKKIAGNFGTYESAVLGVANAEKLKELRRSRPRKPRPSIHGPPAKGPTLENQKKIGLWALKLPSADAVVVRRTLTTLTEKPHGLPGLNESPDQIQKREAFWSAIKPAHFGVKITSKSLFGIFRYVTLGVSLGLLSKFSFGRWLLLKFPSVFSLGWFQKKGPSEEEVESATFKMWFIGRGYSEESLVSEGKTKPPDMEIITRISGPEIGYITTPIALVQCGLIVLGQRESLVKGGVYTPGIVFGSTDIQQRLEDNGISFEVISKNKIQD is encoded by the exons ATGGACCCAACCCAAAACCCCAACCCGGTTTACGATATCGTCATACTCGGAGCATCCGGATTCACCGGAAAATACGTCGTCCGGGAAGCTCTCAAGTTCCTCCAAGCTCCTTCTTCCCCGTTAAAGTCCCTAGCTTTAGCGGGTCGCAACCCGACCCGGTTAACCCAGTCTCTCGAGTGGGCATCCCGCCCGAACCCGCCTCCTTCCTCCGTCGATATCCTCACTGCTGATACGTCAGACCCGGATTCACTTCGCCGTCTCTGTACTCAGACCAAACTCATCCTCAACTGTGTCGGACCGTTCCGTATCCATGGCGATCCCGTCGTCGCCGCTTGTGCCGACTCTGG GTGTGATTATTTGGATATAAGTGGTGAGCCAGAGTTCATGGAGAGGATGGAAGCTAAGTACCACGAAAGAGCACAAGAGACTGGCTCTCTAATCGTTTCCGCTTGTGGTTTCGATTCAATCCCTGCTGAGTTGGGTCTTCTCTTCAACTCCAAGCAATGGGAGCCTCCATCGGTTCCTAACCAGATCGAAGCATACCTCGCCTTGGAGTCTACCAAAAAGATTGCTGGAAACTTTGGGACTTACGAGTCTGCGGTTCTGGGTGTTGCCAATGCAGAGAAGCTTAAAGAACTGAGACGTTCAAGACCAAGAAAGCCTAGACCATCT ATTCATGGTCCACCGGCTAAAGGGCCAACGCTAGAGAACCAGAAGAAGATTGGTCTTTGGGCTCTGAAGCTACCTTCTGCTGATGCAGTAGTTGTTCGTAGAACACTCACAACTCTAACGGAGAAGCCACATGGGCTCCCTGGGCTTAACGAGAGTCCTGATCAGATACAAAAGAGAGAAGCTTTCTGGTCAGCGATCAAGCCGGCTCACTTCGGCGTGAAGATAACATCCAAATCTCTCTTTGGTATATTCCGTTACGTCACACTTGGCGTCTCCCTTGGTCTGCTTTCCAAGTTCTCCTTCGGAAGATGGCTTCTTCTGAAGTTCCCTTCTGTTTTCAGCCTCGGCTGGTTCCAGAAGAAAGGTCCTAGTGAAGAAGAGGTGGAGAGCGCTACGTTCAAGATGTGGTTCATTGGTCGTGGCTACAGCGAAGAGAGTCTAGTCTCGGAAGGGAAGACAAAGCCTCCTGACATGGAGATTATCACGAGAATCTCGGGACCTGAGATTGGGTACATAACCACACCGATAGCGCTTGTGCAGTGCGGTTTGATAGTGTTGGGCCAGCGCGAAAGCCTAGTTAAGGGAGGAGTCTACACACCAGGGATTGTGTTTGGTTCAACCGATATCCAGCAGCGACTTGAAGACAATGGCATATCCTTTGAGGTCATTTCAAAGAACAAGATCCAAGACTAG
- the LOC106445959 gene encoding imidazole glycerol phosphate synthase hisHF, chloroplastic, whose translation MEAATLAAPFSSYVTSTQNSSSSSPCSLLLSRKKKNLGSVNLRFKSRLSVRASSSTSDSVVTLLDYGAGNVRSIRNALRHLGFSIKDVQTPGDILNADRLIFPGVGAFAPAMDVLNKTGMGEALCTYIENDRPFLGICLGLQLLFDSSEENGPVKGLGVIPGTVGRFDSSAGGIRVPHIGWNALQVGNASDILDDVGNRHVYFVHSYRAIPSNENKDWVSSTCHYGESFISSIRRGNVHAVQFHPEKSGEVGLSVLRRFLDPKSSSKQKPEEGKASKLAKRVIACLDVRTNDKGDLVVTKGDQYDVREQSNENEVRNLGKPVDLARQYYKDGADEISFLNITGFRDFPLGDLPMIQVLRYTSENVFVPLTVGGGIRDFTDATGRYYSSLEVAAEYFRSGADKISIGSDAVYAAEEFIKSGAKTGKSSLEQISRVYGNQAVVVSIDPRRVYVNDPDDVPYKVIKVTNPGPNGEEYAWYQCTVSGGREGRPIGAYELAKAVEELGAGEILLNCIDCDGQGKGFDTDLVKLISDSVGIPVIASSGAGTPEHFSEVFETTNASAALAAGIFHRKEVPIQSVKEHLLEKSIEVRM comes from the exons ATGGAAGCAGCAACATTGGCGGCTCCATTCTCCTCTTATGTCACTTCAACAcaaaactcttcttcttcttccccttgCTCGTTGTTACTCTcccggaagaagaagaatctcgGCAGTGTTAATCTCAGATTCAAATCTCGCCTCTCCGTTCGCGCATCTTCTTCCACCTCCGATTCTG TTGTGACTTTGCTTGACTACGGAGCTGGGAATGTCCGTAGCATCCGTAACGCTCTTCGTCACCTCGGTTTCAGCATCAAGGAC GTTCAAACGCCCGGAGACATTCTGAATGCTGATCGCCTCATCTTCCCCGGCGTTGGAGCTTTTGCACCAGCTATGGATGTACTTAACAAAACCGG GATGGGAGAAGCTTTGTGCACATATATTGAGAACGACCGTCCCTTTCTAGGGATATGTCTTGGCTTACAACTACTTTTCGACTCTAGCGAGGAGAATGGGCCAG TCAAAGGTCTTGGTGTGATACCCGGGACAGTTGGACGCTTTGATTCTTCTGCTGGTGGTATAAGAGTACCCCACATTGGCTGGAATGCTTTGCAAGTGGGGAACGCTTCTGATATTTTGGATGATGTTGGAAACCGTCATGTCTATTTTGTTCATTCTTACAGGGCTATTCCG TCGAATGAAAACAAGGATTGGGTTTCGTCTACCTGCCACTATGGCGAATCCTTTATATCTTCCATAAGAAGAGGAAATGTGCATGCAGTCCAATTCCACCCAGAGAAGAGCGGGG AGGTGGGTCTTTCTGTTTTGAGAAGGTTCTTGGATCCAAAATCATCCTCGAAACAG AAGCCAGAGGAAGGGAAGGCTTCAAAGCTTGCAAAGAGA GTGATTGCTTGTCTTGACGTGAGGACTAATGATAAAGGAGATCTTGTAGTAACTAAAGGGGACCAATATGATGTTAGAGAGCAATCTAACGAAAATGAG GTTCGAAATCTTGGAAAACCTGTGGATTTAGCTAGGCAGTATTACAAAGATGGTGCAGATGAG ATTAGCTTTTTAAACATAACTGGATTCCGAGATTTTCCTCTAGGGGATTTGCCGATGATACAG GTTTTGAGGTACACATCAGAGAATGTCTTTGTACCACTAACCGTTGGAGGTGGTATTAGAGATTTTACAGATGCTACCGGCAG GTACTATTCTAGTTTGGAAGTTGCTGCTGAGTATTTCAGATCCGGTGCTGATAAGATCTCCATAGGAAGTGACGCTGTTTATGCTGCGGaagagtttataaaatcaggG GCGAAGACAGGAAAGAGTAGTTTAGAACAAATATCCAGAGTTTATGGAAACCAG GCAGTGGTTGTAAGTATCGATCCTCGTAGAGTTTATGTGAACGATCCTGATGATGTGCCATACAAAGTCATCAAAGTAACTAACCCAG GTCCGAATGGGGAAGAATACGCATGGTATCAGTGCACG GTAAGTGGAGGACGAGAAGGTCGGCCTATTGGAGCGTATGAGCTTGCAAAAGCGGTTGAAGAGTTAGGTGCTGGTGAAATTCTACTGAACTGCATAGACTGTGATG GTCAAGGAAAAGGATTTGACACAGACTTGGTGAAGCTCATATCTGATTCTGTAGGCATACCGGTTATCGCAAGCAGTGGAGCAGGCACTCCTGAGCACTTTTCTGAGGTGTTTGAGACGACTAATGCATCTGCTGCTCTTGCTGCCGGCATTTTCCACCGGAAAGAG GTACCCATCCAGTCTGTGAAAGAGCACTTGCTAGAGAAGAGCATAGAAGTCAGGATGTAA